The window CGGTGCTGCCGCCGCGCAGGGCCGCGCTGGCGCCCTGCGAGCGCGTTCCGCTGCGGGCGGCCGTAGGCCGGATTTGCGCGGAAGCGATCTGCCCCTATCCGCCGGGCATCCCGGTGATAGTGCCCGGGGAACGCGTGGCGGCCGATGCCGTCGCGTTCCTCGAGGCGCACAGCCCGGCAACCGAGCGGATCTCGGTCGTGGCGGGAGTCTGATGGCGGCTCAGGAAGGGCCCGGAGGGGCGTCGGCCGGCCCGGCCGGCAGCGTGAAGGTGAACGTGGCGCCCTCCCCGGGGCGACCATCCCCCCGGATCTGTCCGCCATGCCGGTGAATGATCCGCTGCACCGTCGCCAGCCCGATGCCGGTGCCGGGAAACTCGGCCGCGCCGTGGAGGCGCTGGAACGCCCCGAAGAGCTTGTCCGCATGCCGCATGTCGAAGCCGGCGCCGTTGTCTCGCACGAAGAACGCGGGGGCATCGGCAAGGGTGGCGCTCCCCACCTGGATCTCGGGATCAGGAGTGCCGCCGGTGAACTTCCAGGCATTGCCGAGCAGGTTCTGCATCACGACCCGCAGCAGGCGGGCGTCGCCCTGCGTCCGGAGGTCGCCCTCCACCCGCAGGTCGACACGCCTGTCCGGGCTGGCGGCCGCCAGTTCGGCCCCGACCGCGGACGCGAGCGCGGACAGGTCGATTTCCGCGGTGACCAGGGGCAGGCGGCCCACCCGCGCGAGATCGAGAAGGGCGTCGATGAGGTCGCCCATCCGCTGGCTCGCCGCGCGTATCCGGCGCAAGTAGTCCTGCGCGTCCCCGGGCAGGCGATCGGCGAAGTCTTCCAGCAGCGCCAGGCTGAAGCCGTCGAGTGCCCGCAGCGGCGCCCTGAGGTCGTGTGACACCGAGTAGGCGAAGGTCTCCAGTTCGCGGTTGATCGCCTCGAGTTGCCGGTTTGCGGCGGCGACCTCGGTGGTGCGATCGCGCACGCGCCGCTCCAGGTTCGCGTAAACCTTGGCGTTGTCCACCGCCAGCGCGGCCCGATCGGCCACGTCCTGCAGGAATGCCTGATCTTCGGCGTCGTACGGGAATCCCGGCCGGCGCCTCACGAGGCTGATGACCCCGATCACCCGGCCGCGCGAGCGCATCGGGACGACCAGGAAGCTGTGCGGATTCATGCGCGTCAGCAATTCCCGGAGCTCGGGGATCGTCCCCGCGACCACGGCCTGCGGATCGGCCTGGGCCACGATCTCCGGCTCTCCGGAGGCCGCCACTCGCCCGGTGACGCTCTCACCGACCTTGTGCAGCGTGTCAGCCATGACTTCGTACCAGTAGGCCCTGAACGCCGGATCCGGATCCCAGCAGGACCGGTGGCGGAGCCAGTTGCCGTCTTCCGTGGACAGGGACACCGTGGAGAGGTCCCCGATCAATGTGCCGGTCTTCTCGGTGATGAGGTCGAGGAGCCGGGGCAGGTCGGTGGTGGTCTCCGCGAACGCCCGCGTGGTCTCGAACAGGATCTCGAGACGAGCCGATACTCGCTCGGCCGGATCCGGCGCCGTGGTGGCCGTTCGCCAGGTTCCGGGCTCCGAGAGCATACGCTAGAACCTCCGCAAGGTCGTTTCTGATCCGTCGAGGGATTCCTACCCGTCGCGCCCGCCAAGATTGCGTTGCCCCGCACGAGGGTAAAGAAATGTTGCCAGGCTCGCGGAGGCAGAGACCTTGAGCAACAGAATCATCCTGCTGGTTGAAGACAATCCCGACGACGAGGAGTTGACCATCCGGGCCCTGCGGAAGTCGAATCTCGTCAACGAGATCGTCGTGGCGCGCGACGGCCAGGAAGCTCTGGATTACTTGCTGGGCGAGGGAGCGTACGGCGCCGCACCGCCGGAATTGCCGCAGGTAGTCCTGCTCGACCTCAAGCTACCCAAAGTAGATGGCCACGAAGTGCTCAAGCGCTTGCGAGCGGCGGGCCGCGCCCGCCTGATTCCGGTGGTCATTCTGACCTCTTCGAAGGAGGAGAGCGATCTGGCGAGCAGCTACGCAAACGGCGCGAACAGCTACCTCCGGAAGCCCGTGGATTTCCGGAGGTTCCAGGAAGCCGTCACGCAGCTTGGCCTGTACTGGTTGGTGCTGAACGAGGCGCCGCCCGCCGTGGCGCGATGAGTTTCGCACCGGCCGCGCAGACTCCTGTCCACGAGCCCCACGTCGGGCAAGTATGTCCGGCGATCCGTCACGGACGGCACTGCGGGGGCGCTCGAGGGGGCGGCACCCCCCCGAGGAGGCTCCGATGAGCAGGGTCCGGATCCTGCTCGTCGAGGACGTCGAGGACGACGCCGCCCTGGTTTTGCGCGCGCTGCAAAGGGGGGGATTCGAGGTCTCGTGGCACCGCGTGGACGGCGCTCCCGCCATGCGTCAGGCCCTTGCCGGTGGCGGCTGGGACGCCATCCTGTGCGATTTCCGCCTGCCCGGGTTTGGCGCCATGGAGGCCCTGGACGTCTACCGCGACGCCGGACTCGACATCCCGTTCATCGTGATTTCCGGGACCGTCGGCGAGGAGACGGCGGTGGCGGTCATGAAGAAGGGGGCGCACGACTTCGTGCTCAAGGAGAGCCTCGCCCGCCTCGCGCCCGCCCTGGAGCGGGAGTTGCGCGACGCGGAGGTGCGCTGCGCCAGGCAGCAGGCCACGCTGCAAATCGATCACCTCAAGCAGATCGACACGCTCAAGGACGAGTTCCTGAGCATGGTGAGCCACGAGCTGCGGACTCCCGTCGCCACGATCATGGGTTTCGGGGACATCCTGGAAGACGAGCTGGCCGGACCCCTCACGGAACACCAGCGCCAGTGCCTGCGGCAGATGCAGACGGCGACGCGCCGCCTTTCTTCCCTCATCGACGACCTGCTGGATCTCAACCGGATCCAGGCGGGGAAGTTCAAGCTCGACCCGCGCCCGATGCTGGTGAGCGAGGTCATGGAAGAGGCCATCGCCATGCTCGAGCCGCTGGCCGATCACAAGGCGATCCGCCTGGTCGCGGATTTGCCGGAGGGGCTGCCGGTGATCCTCGCTGACGAGGGGCGTATCAGCCAGGTGGTCGTGAACCTCCTGTCCAACGCCATCAAGTTCACGCCAGATGGCGGAGAAGTGAGACTGCGGTCCTTCCTCGACAACGATCGCCTCTGCTGCGAGGTCGCCGACAGCGGGATAGGTATCTCCGACCAGGATCTGCCCAGACTGTTCAAGCGCTTCGCTCAGCTCGACGTCGGGGCGACGCGCCGGGTGAAGGGGACAGGCCTCGGCCTTAGCATTAGCAAGTCGCTCGTGGAAGCGCACGGCGGGGAGATCAACGTGGAGAGCGCACTTGGCCGGGGTAGCTGCTTCCGGTTCTGGCTTCCTGTCGAGGCCGAACCGGCGCTCGGAGAGCCTATCAGGGAGTCCTGGTACTTGCCCGAAGCCGGCGTCCAGTAGCGGCTATTCTGCCGGCCCGCCGAGCGAGCGCGTTTCGGTCTTGACACGACGATTACGTGCTCCGTCGGGTACGGTGCCAGTACACCCTTGCCCTGTCGCACCATACCTAAGTAGAAAGGGGGCTGCACCATGCGCTGCATCAAGCTTGGCTTCCTGGCCAGTACCGTGACTGTCTTGACCCTGGGCTGTGGGCCGTCCCTCCGCGGGCCCGAAGATGCCCAGACCGATATCATCTACTCGGCGAAGGCCATTGGCGCGGCCCTGGTCGCCGAGCGCGCGCTGACGGCCGGCGAGAAGGTGATCGTGCAGAAACTCGGGTGCTTCAATCGCGAGCAGCAGGCCGAGGCGATCTGGCTCGACGGCCTCGTGACGGGCCTGGTCGGCGCTGGCGTCTGGCCGATCCAGGATGCGGACACACAGCCGGGCTCCGGCGGCTGTGGGGCTTCGGGCGGCGGTGCAGCCGGCGCTGGCGGCGCCGGAGCGCTGCTCGGCATGCTTCCTGGCGCTTCTCCGCCCGCCGCTGCACCGCCCCCTCCTGCCGCTCCGCCGGTGAGCGCGTCGGCGCCTGCCGACCCGCCCTCCGCCCTGGAGCGCGGCGTCGAGGCGCATCGGAACGCCTTCCTTCGCAACCGCAAGGCCGCCCAGGAACTCGGCGTCTCCAAGCTCGTCCTGGTGCGCTGGATTCTCAATGGCGGGGGCCGCATGCCGCCGGCCCAGACCGTGAGCGGCAAGGAAGGCTCATTCCCGGACGACATGGCCGCTTTCCGCAACCGGGTCATGGTGCGCGTCGTGGACGTCGGCTCGGGAGCGGTGGTCTGGGCCGACTACTTCGAGACCATGCAAGACATGGCCGACAAGACTGGCGCGCGCGTCACTTGGAAGCGGGGCGTGCCGGTGCCGATCCCCAGGAAGTGAGCCGTCAGGCGGGCTGCGGCGCCTGCTCGGAGTCTACCCAGTAACGAGTGTCGCCCGCCTCGATCAGGACCGGCATGGCGCCGGGCTTCGCCACGTACACCCTGGCGTCGAACGGCGCCTGCCGGCCGTAGTCGCCCGTGGAGCTCGCCAGAAGCCGCACCTTGAAGGCGGCCGGCAACTCGTCGCAGCGCCACTCGCCAGCCTGGCGGATCTCGGCCGTCGCGACCCTCGTCTTGCCCATTCGGCGCGTCTCGAGCGCGACGACGGTCATGTCGAAGGCATCGGCGGTCGGGCGGGCCCGCGAGGTCGCGACCAGCCGCAGCAACCGCTTCCGCAGCACGAGGGGCAGCACCACGAGATCCGCGAGGCCGCCCAGGGCGAAGAGCCCGGGCACCAGCAACCTGGTGGACTGATCGAGCTGCGCCGGAAAGAGCCCGAAGTAGAACGCCGCTCCGGCGCCCCACATCACCAGGCAGCCGAGCACGCCGCCGCCCATACCGATTCCCAGCGACAGGCGGGCCATGCGCAGATCGGGGTGGATGTCGGCGCGCAGGGCAGGCAGGATGTCCAGCACTACCTCCTCCCCGCCAGGAGCATGGCGGCCAGCGGCGCGAATCGCTCGGAGTCGGCGGCGGCGCCCGCCGCCGCGAAGAGTTTGCGGGCTTCGATGGCGGCGTCCTGGGCTTCCTCCAGCCGGCCGGACTCGGCCAGGAGCCTGGCGAGCAGGGCGTGCGCGCGCCCGAGTTCGACCGGCGCCGACACCGCCCCGAGGGTCTCTGCCGCCCGCCGCGCCCAGGCGACCGCGTCGTCCATGCGATCGAGGCCGGCATGCACCTCGGCGGTCTCCCGGAGCAGGGCGCCGTATACCTCCGGCCGGCCGACCTCGCGAGCCAGGTTCCCCGCGCGCTCCAGGAGCGCCAGGGCCTCCCGGTACCGCAACTGGTCGAC is drawn from Candidatus Tanganyikabacteria bacterium and contains these coding sequences:
- a CDS encoding decarboxylase; the encoded protein is VLPPRRAALAPCERVPLRAAVGRICAEAICPYPPGIPVIVPGERVAADAVAFLEAHSPATERISVVAGV
- a CDS encoding response regulator, translating into MILLVEDNPDDEELTIRALRKSNLVNEIVVARDGQEALDYLLGEGAYGAAPPELPQVVLLDLKLPKVDGHEVLKRLRAAGRARLIPVVILTSSKEESDLASSYANGANSYLRKPVDFRRFQEAVTQLGLYWLVLNEAPPAVAR
- a CDS encoding response regulator gives rise to the protein MSRVRILLVEDVEDDAALVLRALQRGGFEVSWHRVDGAPAMRQALAGGGWDAILCDFRLPGFGAMEALDVYRDAGLDIPFIVISGTVGEETAVAVMKKGAHDFVLKESLARLAPALERELRDAEVRCARQQATLQIDHLKQIDTLKDEFLSMVSHELRTPVATIMGFGDILEDELAGPLTEHQRQCLRQMQTATRRLSSLIDDLLDLNRIQAGKFKLDPRPMLVSEVMEEAIAMLEPLADHKAIRLVADLPEGLPVILADEGRISQVVVNLLSNAIKFTPDGGEVRLRSFLDNDRLCCEVADSGIGISDQDLPRLFKRFAQLDVGATRRVKGTGLGLSISKSLVEAHGGEINVESALGRGSCFRFWLPVEAEPALGEPIRESWYLPEAGVQ